One Nicotiana tomentosiformis chromosome 1, ASM39032v3, whole genome shotgun sequence genomic window, gtgcaagttcaacgACGTGTCGGGGAAAGCGAATGTGGAAGTTGAAAGTCCAagaggaggggggaggggggaattaGCCGATTTGTAAAACTTAGTTGACTATGTAGGAAATTAATCGACTAAACTTTACTCAGGAATTAATCGCAGCAGAAATAAACTAAGCAAACAGAAAAGTAAAGGAGGCGTAAcagttttatactggttcagtaaCGGTGTGGTACCTACATCCAGTTTCCTTGGGTCACAAGGTTCTCTTAGATCTTTAGTAAGCGTTTACAACAGTGATGGTTTTAGTACGTTCATTACCAACGATATACAACAACAATGTTTCTTTCTAATGTTGACACAactcttattttattttctaactcTTCCTATCTTTTGCGACATTTGTAGACTCGGCTATACAGTATTTGTACTAAGAACTAGAAAGGTGTAGAAACAGATGTGATGCCCTTCTACTTCTTCCTTTATAGCTTGATGAGTCTTCTGATTCCTTGTCTTATGGATCGCATAGCAATAATTATTGGAGGCCTTTCCTTGTGAGGAATATATATCTAAGAGTGAGACCCATGGGTAGCCTCATAAATCTAGCTTGAAAGGGTAACTAGATTCATCCTTAATCATGACGAATTGGTTCCTCCATTTATCCTTGATTAGAGCTTCCGCAGATTGTTCTTGATTTGTTCTCTAGTCATGATTAGTTCACTTTCCTTTCTTGCGCGCTTGAGGATCTTTAGCAAGTCTGATTGATTGACTTTCCTTCTTTGTTCTTTGATTGATTGATTCTCTTTCCATTAGATGTAAAGTTCAAAACACATAGCCGTTGAGTTTCTCTGATTTCCCatatgatcttctttcctttcatCAATGTCGTTGCTCTTGATCATAGAATCTGCACACAATGAGATGTCATTAGTCAAGGCTTCTTTAGATTATTGatcattattaaaattctaaacttaACAATCTCTCCCTTTTTAATGATGACAATAATCTAAAAAGAGTTCGACTAATTTAGGGGATACTTCCCTTTACGAGTGTACTTCTGCTCCCCCTGTCTTTAAGTTTTGTTGTGCCTTGTTTGTTCCTCCCCCTGTCTTTGTACTCTTTTTCATCTCCCCCTTTGATATCAATCAAAAAAAGCAAGAAGAGAACTATCACGATCCAAATTCACGTGACCGGTACCCGGCACACTACCTGACCCGAGTGAACCAACCCATATGTCAAGACCAAGTATAATTGCGCAAGACAATTAAAAATATTGTACATTTTCAAATTAAGTCAcaatatatttttttcatttccAAAGTCATACATGAAACCTTTCATAAAAATGATATAATCAAATTAAATGATTATTCCTTTATGAATGAAGTCCACAGTCCTATTTTTACAAAcccacaactatctatggagcctctataccaaagaacAGAACCAACACTTGGAGtaattccaaaaaaataaaataagaaagaatatgatagctaccacgaaataaaagtggtgcttcataatacctcggaaagagagtcatcctagtatgaccgcatgccacgtatcataTATCATCCTGAAACATATAAAGTAAGCGGGACCCTGGAGGGGGCCCCTAAGgactgagtacaccacaacggtactcaataagtgtcatagactctctctagcttaagttcttgggacaaactttataaaaataatgcatcaatatttgatataaatgataaaaaaatttatcaattcatgatccttgtcattttaaataaaagacaagTAAAACATAACCCacaatatatacttttaaaatatttatatcaacccaAGATTTtagataaaatcatacaaaatcattctaTTTGCTTTAAATCATCAAAATCACTTtaggctccttaggcctaaacataaaaaaatcatccttacctttcactaGGAGTACTATACTATCACCGACATAataaggtcaactaggttatatacctagcggcaagtatcatataccctacttgctcaggtcgtctcatcatAGTGTCatacgaatcgactcagccatgctaataatagaacaaaatagtactctctcgagggagagcactctgccgtaatctataccacaaagtggccatctacgcctacaccaacacgtgtagtttcatgacaatgaacacaatatatccgaagtcaatgtcggtgaacacaagtaacccccaaaatatttgatacttcaaaaaatagattcatagcatagtagcttcaaaggatctatttttaccaaatcatagcatttatagaaaatctaaattatttgaacaaaattaaataaataaccttttacatgctaaaacctttagcaatttaacatcaatctttaaaagataccataAGTGCTATTATGCTCatcaatttttaaaagaaatactttccatgaaaacttatctttagcactcataTATGTATACTCTTTgcaatacgtaagttttgataaaaacttataacatttaccttgagtgtcattttgccaacaagatttaaaataaaattttataaaataacatgacactacatatgcaaaataatattttagtgCATGGAGAtatccgtacttgtttgtccctACAAGCACGAAAGAACATTTGCAAATAACTTAATTATTAACTcaaaacatgcttttagagaaaatTCCTCAagtagagtaagttttaatcaacttacctcgctttcgctttattaacattcacaagttTTCAATCCTCTTCCATAATTtcaatgttgattaaaatgcccaaacatcaccaacaagtcgatatctataATTAGATatcataattacatcaaaatatgacctaaaatattgatcaatattcatatatggctcataagttggtcacgagcctccaacaactcaaatcgctaAATAGATTcacatgctagaccattcaacttcattcttatattttaatacacattcaaagtcattaatgatactacatcaatagtccaatgccaccaagttactattcatcatcttccataatcaacacttgcaaaatatacaattcgggtgattacttagttgatcacttccatcttttgctaacaaataatttcATAGGTTTATTGTATTCATCAATTTCATCACCAAGATTACCATttatcttctctcttattttcttaaaagtactattcattccataaactagagttttataatacAATCTTttaaccattaaaacttgtaacaaatgcttcaaatatttctaactactcataataaatgagtttgaagcattggaattacctctagtagatcaatcttgaaaaatcacaactttggtgatttttgtgttcttgaggatttgatgatgaaatctagtatttggatataagaattatgttagaactcatgtatattgagtaagaatcaatCCAAAACATTATTAACAACTTACCatagttgattggacttgatttgagctcaaactcacctcttcacctcaagaaccctaacccccaatacataaaatactctcttcccccaattttgtatttataggcccagatttctgggtttctgATGCGGCTCCGGATGCTTTGCATACCCAGTTCACTCCTCTTCGAAGCTCGGATGCAGACACGGATGTTATGGCAGTACTTCATTGCCAGCCTTTCTTTCGGATgcggccccggatgcttcgcatccctaGTTCACTCCTCTGCCAGCGTTTGTTAAGCTGGTCATAACTTCCTATAGGAATATCCAAataacaaacggtttgaagcattaggaATTatactcgaagatctttcatttgatagtcTATACATCACATAACTCTTTAtgtatatgtagatatgctcgtccaaagttaggtcttgtgtgtactcatttggaactttagtctatcaggGAATTTCCAACTTGATTTGTCCCAAGGGCTCTCCTTATGCCCTATATCACTTCAAATACACCCCGTACACtaattatcatatccaattaatatctatcatattaatagtcctcgtctgcacacaaaataatataattagcacacattaactttcttaatagcgcttaagtatttcaaaatttttcggggtactACAAGAACAATAGCTAATAATAGTACTAGTTAAGCATGCAAAAAATATATACAGCTAGCAGTTATACCGGGTATAGTCGACTGACATGCCCATTCAAACACATCCAAAAGAAGAAGTTTTAACACCCACCatacaaaacaaaataaaaatattgtctAAACAACCCAGACACTTAATTCCTTCCAAGGAAATACTTCAAGGTGTTGATCACTTTGGTGTAGAAACTGTCATGTGAGGCATCAATATCCTTGGTGACTTGGTCAGCTTCTCAGTTACATCCTGCATTGCCCTGATTCCTTACCTCTTTGTGGCTTGGAGAGTGATCCTTAACCTAGCCACATCTGCTGTTTACTTGGTTACTGCCCTGATCTTGTCCACATGTTCCTGCATAGAGGTTAGCAATTCCTtgatacatgcaatgttttgttgCATTAGCAGCAACTGATATGAGGAAGAGGATTTGATGGCTTCAGATTTAATCCCTCCAATTCCCTGTTGAGGGATGGATTCAGGTGCCTTATCTTTCTTGAGCCAAGTTCCCTCAATCAAGGTATATCCCATCGTGGCAAAGGCAGTCTTGTCATATATGCTGGAGATGGTTTTAGGGGCATAGAGAGACAGATCCACTTTCATAACTTGCAAGATGTGAAAGATTAGTAAACCATAGGGCAAACTGTTCGCATGATGCTTTCAAGCATGTACTACGTACCCAAGCAAATCAATTAATAGCCTTCCCGTTTACCAGGCAGTACAAGACAAACACATCTCGGAGAGATAGGGTGCTAAGAGAACTAGTATAGGGTAGCAAAGTGGTAGCAATAATGTAGGCTAGTACACAATGTTTAAATTTCAAACTTTTTGGACCACTATCAGGGGTTTTTTTAGACAACACACTTTTTGCTTTCTCAAACGAGACTTCAAAATTATCAGGCCAAGAATGTTGCACAAATAAACTATACCCAACAAACTTTGTTGCAAAAATTTTCTCAAACTGATAAGCGTCAAGAATAATACAAGTTCCTAAAATAATGGATTCTAGATCATCTTTATCATTCACAAACATATTGACATAAACATACGCACATGCTCTTCATAGACAGTGTCACCTACAGTAGCAAAATGATAGACAcgtttttgagtttcaaacacaGAGATAACATCACAGTGAGAGTTTTTCATAGATTTCAAACTTATAGTGCGATCATAAGCAATCGACTTTCCTTTGAAAGCAACAAACCTAGCCTTCTCTTCGGGGCCATAAAAATGCATCTTGTATTCAGGGCCAAACTCTATGCTTTCAGTTTTCTCTCTTTTTTGAGACGATTGCTTAGGGATGGACTCCATTGGACGCTTTCCAGCCCTCTTTTGGGAGATGATAATATCTTCTTGAGAATCACTGGAATCATCCTCGAACAATGGATGATATGTGCTTTCTGAGTTTTCTACATCTACAGGATCATCAATTTGATGGTTTTTCTTGAAGCTATGGCTTCTTCTGAGCATGGAGGAGGAATGAGAGAGTTTGGTTTTGGCCTTGAGTAAAAGAGAGCAGAGAGAAAATGATTTTCTTTGAGAGAATGGGAGATATGATCGAGGGGAAATAGGTTAAAAAGAGTTTGAATGGACGCCTCGATTCTTGGAGAGACATGTGAAGGGCAACTGAAAAGTTGCCTTCTGCAAGCCCGCCGTCAGTTCAGTCATTAATGCAAATACAGAATAATCAAGTACTAAAAGATTTTTAGGGCGAAAATTATGAAGAACAATTATGGAAAAATTTATAAACTTATACAATTATGGAAAAATTTAGCACAGTTAGACGGAAATTAAACAAATACCAGTTTTGTCATGAAGGAAACAAAATCTTGCTTCAAGTaatgattttataaaaatatctgCTAACTGATTTCTAGTATTGATAAATTGTAACACAATATCGCCTTTAGCAACATGATCACGTATAAAATGATGCTTAATCTCAATATGCTTAGCCCTGGATGATGCACATAATTTTTTGAAAGACAAATAGCACTAGTATTATAAAACATAATAGGAACACAGTTAAGACGTAAATCATAATCTAACAGTTGATGCATAATCCATAGAACTTCTGTGCAACAGTTGCCTACAACCAAATATTCTGCTTCAGTAGTGTATAGGGCAACACAACTTTGTTTCTTGCTGTGCCAGGATATGAGAGATTTTCCAAGTAATTGGCACGTTCCACTTGTGCTTTTCCTGTTAATTATATCTCCTGCAAAGTCTGCATCTGAAAAACCTTTGAGATCAAAGACATTTAAACTTTCGTACCATAATCCATAGTCGACTGTCCCTATTATATATCTGATAATACATTTAACAACAGTCAAGTGGGACTCTTTGGGAGCTGACTGATATCTTGCACATTTGCAAACACTGAACATAATATCAGGTTGACTAGCCGTAAGATAGATTAGAGAACCAATCATACCTTGATACATTATTTCATCGACACTCTTACCATCTTTATCTTCATCCAGGGTAGTTGACGGACTCATATGAGTCCTTATGGCCTTTGCATTAGACATGCCACACTTTTTGATGAGCTCTTTTGTGTACTTTGTTTGACTAATGAAATTTTTTTTCTGTACTTGCAATTGTTTGATTTGAAGCCCAAGGAAGAAGGTTGattctcccatcatactcatttcaaattcccCTTTCATGATGTTTGAAAAATCCTTGCATAAAACAGGGTTAGTActgccaaaaataatatcatctacaTAGATTTGTACTATTAAATTACCTCCAGTCAATCGTTTGATAAAAAAAGTAGTATCAATATTACCTCTGTCAAACCCATGTTCGACTAGGAATGAACtcaacctttcataccaagctctagGAGCTTGCTTTAGACCGTACAAAGCTTTGGACAGTTTGTAGACATGATTTGGAAATGATTCATTTACAAATCCTGGAGGTTGCTTAACAAATACTTCCTCATAGATGAACCCGTTTAAGAGAGCGCTTTTCACATCCATCTGAAATAATCTGAAATATTTGTGAGCAACATAGGATAATAAGATGCGAATAGATTCTAACCTGGCAACAAGATCGAAAGTCTCCTCGTAATCAATTCCTTCTTGCTGTGAATAGCCTTGAGCAACCAGTTTAGCTTTATTTCGTACTACTTGTCCAGACTCATTCAACTTATTTCTGTACACCCATTTTGTTCCAACAATTATGTATTTGGAGTTTAGAAATGAGTTCCCATACCTTATTATTCTCAAATTGATCAAGCTCTTCCTTCATTGCAGTTATCCAGCTTTCGTCTCCAAGGGCCTTATCCACATTTTTTGGTTCAAACTGGGATATGTGACCAATATTTGATGTCTGCTTTAGTGATCTTCTAGTTTTCATTCCTTCCTGAGGATCTCCAATGATGTACTTATGTGGATATCCATGCTCACTTTTCCATTCATTTGGAACAACTAATACTGGCTCCTTTTCAATGAGAATTGACTGTTCAACTGTAGGAAGTTCCTGATTATCTACACGACTAGCAGTCTACTAATCTTGCTGATCAGTCACCTCATCACGAGAGTTTTCACCTTTATTGATAGACTTTGTAACTATGGAAATTTTCTCATCTTCAGGAAGTTTTTCATTCCTTAAGCGAGGGTTAGTATCCACAAAAATAACATGTATAGATTCTTCAATAGAAAGAGTACGCTTATTAAAAACTTTATATGCTCTACTGGAGGGAGAGTATCCAAGAAAAATACCTTCATCGCttttgggatcaaacttaccaagATTGTTTTTTTCATTATTGTGGATGAAACATTTGCAACCAAAAGGATGAAAATAACTGATATTGGGTCTTTTACCTTTCCACggttcatatggagtcttcttgAGAATAGGTCGAATTAAGCATCTGTTGATGATGTGACATGTTGTGCTTACAACTTCTGCCAAGAAGTGGTGTGGAAGggaatttttcacaatcatagttCTTGCCATATCTTGCAAGGTTCTATTTTTGCGTTCTACcactccattttgttgaggtgatcTTAGAGATGAAAAATTGTGGGAGATCCCTTGATCATTACAGAAGTTCTCAAATGCTTTGCGTTCAAATTCTCCTCCATTGTCACTTCTTATAGAAGATACGTAGTAACATTTTTCCCGATGTACTTTCTTGCAGAAGACTTCAAAATTTCTTAATGCCTCATTTTTATGACTTAGAAAAATAACCCAGGTAAATCGAGAAAAATCATCTACTATAACAAAGGCATATTTTCTACCACATATACTACCTGTTCTAGTTGGACCAAAAAGTTCCATATGCAAGAGTTGAAGAGGCTTTGTAGTAGATACTATGTTTTTAACTTTAAAAGAGGACCTGGTTTATTTTCCTAGTTGACATGCATCACAGATTTGatcttttgaaaaatctagttttggaaGACTAATGACAAGATCATTTTTGAAAAGGTTATGAATAGTATGCATGTTGGCATGATCAAGTTTTCTATGCCACACCCAAAGATCATCAATCATAGAGGCTAGACAAATTACTGATGGTGTAGACATTCCTACCTCTATTTCCAAAAAGAATAACTTTACCTGATTCGTCTTTAATAAAACAaccatattttttttaaaacgaaCATCATAGTCATTGTCACATAGTTTACTGATACTGAGTAGGTTATAGCCAAGTTCATCAACTAGGTACACTTCGTCTACATCACATGTTGAGCTGAGAAGAACTTTTCCAACTCCAATTATATTTCCTTTTGATTTGTCTCCAAAGTTGTTTGTTTCTCCATCTAGTTTGGTGACAATTTTGAACATTTGTTTGTCACCTGTCATATGTCTGGAACACGCTCTATCAAGGTAGCATTTCCCTTTTCAATTCTTCTTATGGTGTTCCTGCAAAAATAGATTACttatttttaggtacccaagcctgCCTGGGTCCTAAATGGTTAGTGTTTCTAATATTAGCTTGACTAGAGAGCTTGGGTCGCCAGACCCATCTCCTGTTGTTCTTAAACTGCAATGATTAGAAGTATGACCAggttttccacaataaaaacaTGAGTGATTATTGAAATTTTCAGAGACTTTTTCTCCTCTAATTCTAAGCCTGCAGTAGTTAGAGCTGTGGCCATTTTTGCCGTAATGAGTGCATGCAGAGCGATTTCTAGTTCTAGTTGGTAAATTATGAGGAGCAAACTAATTTGATCTAATTGAGCTATGATCGGTGGATTTTCGCAATCCATtcagttgaagttgaagttcatTAACTTCATCTTGAATCATATCTCTCTCAATTTCACAAACTTCTAATTTCAGAGCccagtctttcttttctctttggatTTTTTTAAGTTCATTCAGAACTTTTTCAGTCTCTTCAAGAGCAATATCAATAAATTCTTGGAGTTCATGATAGTTAGGATATGTAGAAAGACGTACCTCACTTGTTCCTTCGTCTGCCATGAGACCAAGCTCACCCGAGTCTTTATCGCTATCTTCTTTGATGGCCATGAAACATATGTTGACAATTTTCTCATTGTCATATTCTTCTTCATCACTTCAAGCTCCAAAGGATTTCTTCTTTTGGAAATTTCTGCTTAGTTTCTTTTTCAGTTCAGGGCATTCAACTTGAATGTGTCCATGTTTTTCACACTCGTAGCATCTTCtgtcatttttgtcattttcagTATTCATcttacttttttttaaatttgatttACCTCTTCTGCTATTTCTGTTTTTCCTCATCATGCTTGTTACAACTTTAGAGAGCATAGTTATATTCTTATCTTGTTcacctcctccttcttcttctgcttcttcttcttcttcttcttcttcttcttcttcttcttcttcttcttcttcttcttcttcttcttcttattcagTTATAGTTGCTTTGAACGCAACtgtcttctttttttcttgttgGACTTTCCTGTCTTAATGTGTTTTCTCAAACGCAATTAGATCACCTCCGAGTTCATCATAGTATATTTTGTCAATATCCCGACATTCTAAAGCAATAACTTTGGGTTGCCAAATTGTAGGGAGACTTCTCAGAATTTTTCTATCTTGTTCTCCACTTCTGATTGGTCTACCAAAGGATTTCAAGTCTCCAAGGATTTTGTTGAACCTAGAGAACATTTCCTCCACTGATTCTCCATCCTTCATTTGAAAAAGATCACAATCTCGAACCAGGAGATTGATCCTTGTCTCTTTCACTTTGTTAG contains:
- the LOC138909005 gene encoding uncharacterized protein, coding for MCNAISGEEYEKISSCATAKEMWDKLEVIYEGTNKVKETRINLLVRDCDLFQMKDGESVEEMFSRFNKILGDLKSFGRPIRSGEQDRKILRSLPTIWQPKVIALECRDIDKIYYDELGEEEEEEEEEEEEEEEEEEEEEAEEEGGGEQDKNITMLSKVVTSMMRKNRNSRRGKSNLKKSKMNTENDKNDRRCYECEKHGHIQVECPELKKKLSRNFQKKKSFGA